Proteins encoded within one genomic window of Apis mellifera strain DH4 linkage group LG1, Amel_HAv3.1, whole genome shotgun sequence:
- the LOC551557 gene encoding uncharacterized protein LOC551557, producing MFQQKDKSEIELFQEVIPNATPETMMIFQDCMKTEAVFKSALPYSCLSSLLTYFLTPKGSGMGRPILTAFVGMSMYLFGKLTYTPVCYQKAFGALQPLSNLNEKRKQLQNTDDIDTSYQDQEKYSIHFDNVTDEKSVWDNIDTQSESNTNEFYDATDNFQDELKSESQEKQKKRVTYDDLWIQHRKELKNQFDNIEKNKVTQTKSKSLESQQNKHPKESAIPEEEFDEKKTWS from the exons ATGTTCCAACAAAAAGACAAAAGCGAAATAGAACTTTTTCAGGAAgtg attCCTAATGCAACACCAGAAACTATGATGATTTTTCAAGATTGTATGAAGACAGAGGCTGTTTTTAAATCTGCTCTTCCTTATTCGTGTTTAAGTTCATTACTAACATATTTTCTAACACCTAAGGGTTCGGGTATGGGTAGACCTATTTTGACAGCATTTGTAGGTATGTCAATGTATTTATTTGGCAAATTGACATATACACCTGTATGTTATCAAAAAGCATTTGGTGCATTACAACCATTAAGTAATCTTAATGAGAAaag AAAACAATTGCAAAATACTGATGATATTGATACCTCTTATCaagatcaagaaaaatattctatacattTTGATAATGTAACTGATGAAAAATCAGTGTGGGATAATATTGATACGCAATCTGAAAGCAATA caaatgaattttatgatgcaactgataattttcaagatgAATTAAAAAGTGAATCACAAGAAAAACAGAAGAAACGTGTGACATATGATGATTTATGGATTCAACACAGAAAAGAACTGAAGAatcaatttgataatattgaaaa AAATAAAGTAACAcaaacaaaatcaaaatcattggAAAGTCAACAGAATAAACATCCAAAAGAATCAGCAATTCCTGAAGAAGAattcgatgaaaagaaaacttggagttga
- the LOC113219418 gene encoding uncharacterized protein LOC113219418 produces MLCNSEIDRSFKTFQVLYLILFLFNICIQLSITLSVPNMNYNTTATMLANESSSNNSIGDNLYVIKAMVYEIGILTDADNTTNNNTERHEEVKLSFYNPPNENNGS; encoded by the exons ATGTTGTGTAACAGTGAAATTGATCGAAGCTTTAAAACATTTCAagtgttatatttaatattatttttatttaatatatgtatacaattaaGTATAACATTATCTGTAcctaatatgaattataatacaacAGCTACAATGTTAGCAAATGAATCATcatcaaataattcaattggtgataattt ATATGTTATAAAAGCAATGGTATATGAAATTGGTATATTAACAGATGCAGATAAtacaactaataataatactgaaag aCATGAAGAAgtaaaactttcattttataatcctCCTAATGAAAACAATGGATCATAA